Proteins from one Heptranchias perlo isolate sHepPer1 chromosome 42, sHepPer1.hap1, whole genome shotgun sequence genomic window:
- the mrpl17 gene encoding 39S ribosomal protein L17, mitochondrial isoform X1, translating into MLPHLLSRSSIIPGGTPVEGRDSQPLGTMHLTVALWISHGRVARRMGLGPRSRLDMLRNLVTGLVRHERIETTLARADEMKFYAEKLIDYAKRGYTDEKAMKMADFWLTEKDLIPKLFKVLAPRFQEHRGSCVRTMQIPTRENLDRAKMAVIEYRLNPLPPLLAPRRDNERTLVNQLLRGYREDSGHRRVPGCG; encoded by the exons atgctgcctcacttgctgagccgcTCCAGCATTATTCCAGGCGGAACTCCAGTTGAGGGGCGAG ATTCCCAGCCCCTCGGAACAATGCACCTCACCGTCGCTCTCTGGATCAGTCACGGGCGGGTGGCCCGACGGATGGGCCTTGGTCCAAGGTCCAGGCTCGATATGTTACGGAACCTGGTGACTGGGTTAGTGCGGCACGAGAGGATCGAAACCACCTTAGCACGGGCTGATGAGATGAAGTTTTATGCTGAGAAG CTCATCGACTACGCAAAGCGTGGGTACACGGACGAGAAGGCGATGAAGATGGCCGACTTCTGGCTAACG GAGAAAGATCTGATCCCGAAACTCTTCAAAGTCCTGGCTCCCCGTTTCCAAGAGCACCGGGGGAGCTGCGTCCGGACGATGCAGATCCCCACCCGGGAGAATCTGGACAGGGCCAAAATGGCGGTCATCGAGTACCGGCTGAACCCACTACCGCCTCTCCTGGCGCCGCGACGGGACAACGAGAGGACGCTGGTCAACCAGTTGCTGAGGGGCTACAGGGAGGACAGCGGGCACAGGCGAGTCCCAGGCTGCGGGTGA
- the mrpl17 gene encoding 39S ribosomal protein L17, mitochondrial isoform X2: MHLTVALWISHGRVARRMGLGPRSRLDMLRNLVTGLVRHERIETTLARADEMKFYAEKLIDYAKRGYTDEKAMKMADFWLTEKDLIPKLFKVLAPRFQEHRGSCVRTMQIPTRENLDRAKMAVIEYRLNPLPPLLAPRRDNERTLVNQLLRGYREDSGHRRVPGCG, from the exons ATGCACCTCACCGTCGCTCTCTGGATCAGTCACGGGCGGGTGGCCCGACGGATGGGCCTTGGTCCAAGGTCCAGGCTCGATATGTTACGGAACCTGGTGACTGGGTTAGTGCGGCACGAGAGGATCGAAACCACCTTAGCACGGGCTGATGAGATGAAGTTTTATGCTGAGAAG CTCATCGACTACGCAAAGCGTGGGTACACGGACGAGAAGGCGATGAAGATGGCCGACTTCTGGCTAACG GAGAAAGATCTGATCCCGAAACTCTTCAAAGTCCTGGCTCCCCGTTTCCAAGAGCACCGGGGGAGCTGCGTCCGGACGATGCAGATCCCCACCCGGGAGAATCTGGACAGGGCCAAAATGGCGGTCATCGAGTACCGGCTGAACCCACTACCGCCTCTCCTGGCGCCGCGACGGGACAACGAGAGGACGCTGGTCAACCAGTTGCTGAGGGGCTACAGGGAGGACAGCGGGCACAGGCGAGTCCCAGGCTGCGGGTGA